A stretch of DNA from Carassius carassius chromosome 22, fCarCar2.1, whole genome shotgun sequence:
ACGATGTTTAATTAAGAGCAATAAGTTAAGAGCAATAAGTTTTGTAAAAGCAAAAATGAACTTATTGTAAATAAAGTCTTGAACAACGCCTTCTAGACacaattttaaatagttttatatatatatatatatatatatatatatatatatatatatatataatcagaagGACTAAATAGTGTTTTCTACTAtgcaataaaatgttataaaacctgccttttttctttttttttttttaaatggggaaAAACTGTATAGACTTATCAGCAATAATGAATGGTTATGGGCCATAAACTCTCTAGCTGAGAagtttgcgttctgcaagtgaataacacctcgtggtgccatcccacaGAGGCACAAAATCTCTCGCATGTACCTTTTCCTCGACTGTTCCCAGGTGGTGGATCTCAATTCGAGCTGTTTTCAAAAAAACTCTTTCGTGGGCACCTGACCATAATACTATCACTTACCAATTCTATTCTATTCGTttttctaatttatatatatatatatatatatatataaatgctgtgtgtactgtgctagactaacAGATTTGTCACatcacttgtatactgttgtccTCTTGCTGGTCTGATTGATTCTATTTtggtcctcatttgtaagtccttttggataaaagtgtctgctaaaggattcaatttaaatacaaaataatctgCCAGTTTCATGTACCTCTCATTTGTTCGTAGATAACCAACCAACTGAAgacattcattttcattaagaAACTAAAAGTAAGTTATTTAGATTTGATTGAATTTAGTTGAATATGATTAAATatgaacaataaaatgtaaaatttgtattaccggtaaatgttttttttttcagttttatgcaatatttatagttatttattgttttgatggTTGAcgtatatttagttttaatttaatttatgttgaTGTAATCTCATGTGTAAGTACCATATTGTTACTGAGGTTTAAATCCTGTTAATATGTCATTTGTGTCTTTTTGTTTCTCAGTGGCTTTCAGGAGAGATCGAAATATTAGAGATATTTACGAGGAACGGTTTCCTCCTGAAAGAGGGGTAAATACTTATTTTTCGTAGTTGTTTTTGACCACAATCAGACATTTGGATTATGCTGTgagacaagctttttttgattatACAGGGTCCATATCCAAGAGGAGCTCGAGGGGACAGGAGACCTCCCTTTGGGCGCCCAGACGAGGACTATGGCCGTGGTTTTGAATACGATGGACCTCGGTTTAATCCAAATAGTGCTCCTCGCAACTACCATGGAGAGGATCAGAGAAGTTATCATGGAGACAGCCATCACTCATTTCCAAATGAGCACAGGGGTGGGCCACCCAGTCGAAGGGTAAGAATCAGTGGTCAAATACAGtcatttctttttcttctgtttttatttctgcattttcattttttattcttgTTAAAGGTGCATATATAAaggtatatatatgtacattccTTGGAATGGTTTCAGTtaggtttaaataaaaagaagaaaaaaatctgatatgTAAACACTCAACAATTGCAATTGCATATCTCACTTCATcattatataattctgttttggATTTTAACAGGAAGACTTCCCGTACTACAGAGGGCAGAGAGAGGAGCCTCATGGTGGACGTCAAATTGACTTCAGGTATTTCATAACTTCAAAATGCCACAAAGGAAAAgatgtattcatatatttttgatGGCCATATTCTAAATAAATTGAGCCATCTTTTCTCTTTCTACTCTTTGGAAATAGTGGAAATACTTACTGTTGTATTCATGTATTCATATTAGAATTAGGTTAAATTTAACTTtgttgtcattgcacatgtaaggtacaaagcagcaaaatgcagttagcatctaaccagaagtgcaataagcagtaagcacaggatatacagtgtctaaaatatgttacaaatgtgcaataaatatacagataaggctATGGACATGGGCATGAGGCTATGGACATTTAGCAGAAGTTACATAAATTGAGCCATCTTTTCTCTTTCTACTCTTTGGAATAGTGGAAATACTCActgttttattaatgtattcaGATTAGATATTGCAAAAGTTACTAATGCAAAGTGGTTGCGTGCATTTCAGATAACCTCCAAACATGGTTTGAGTGGCCTTACAAAACATTTTGGATCCCCTTTCTTGGATCCCCTCTTTTTTTTAGTGCTGACCATTTCGGGATCTTAATACAATGTATAGACAGAACCAAGGGAGGATATTTCCATTGAAGCATGTGTCATTTCCCCAGCAGATGGCAGAAAAGTTCCTTCTGAAAACAAGCTGCGTTCCCTCCAGCTATAATGCCTTGTTTTTATACTTTGCGTATGTGAAGAAAGGAAACCAAGAAACAAAGTGAAGTTTCTTAAGAAAGAGCATAAATCAAACTCTGAGTTGTCCTACATTCTCTGTTTTGGTTTTTGTGGTTCAGCTCCCATGGAAATACCCACAGACAGTCACTCTGCCAGCTGGATGATCAGTGTGCATCCCAGTGGTTTTCTGTATCTCAAAATCTGCCTCTTCGGTAATTAATTGCAACAGTTAACAGCAGGATGGGGTGCAGCCAAATGAACTTTGTGTTGgacaccccccaaaaaaaactcTAAATGGTGACATCATTGTTTTCTGGATGAGTAAAATTGCAAGACAAAAAGTCTGTATAAGCAAGCAGTATTTTATGTAAAGTAGAAACAGAATACACTTGCATAGGATTCAAAAAACAGGAATAATttaaattttcactcagaaattgcttgtcAATTTCACaatcgtgtatatatatatatatataatatatatatatatatatatatttaaaaaagtggtTTTTGGCCCAGTTTTACCACATGGTGGCGCTTTTGTATTTAGACAGTGAATCATGCTCATCTAAGCCTCTCTTCTTATTAAAGTTAGACATTCCCAAGATTCAGTTTCGAAGAATTACCTTTTATATGGTTTTATAACGCATCTTCCTTTACCTATTCAGTGCTGTAATCTGTCGGGATGGTTTGCAATTGGGAGAGAGGGGTTAACCTTATTTTTGGTTTGGGATAATATCCTGGCTTCATATCGGCATTAAAGACAGACATGTGGTAATTTGCTCTGTTAGTCCAGGGCAGACAGGGTCACCtgcacttcaaacagatgtgagGGTCATTAAAGTTTTGCGAGGTCACTGTGTGCGGACACATTGTCGTGTTTGATAGAGGAGAACCTGGCTGGGGTTCAGACCAGGGTCACTCAACCAGGTGCCTTTGATTCTATTACGTCCTCCCTCTCGCCTGTTTGGCAGGCCGTATAAGTGGCACGTAATGGGCCTGCGCGACCGGAGGGTCCTGGTAGGGAGAGCGAGTGGAGGGGGAGCAGAGTAAACTGAAGGGTGTTTTACTGCCGCCAGGACAGATGTGTGTTAATGAATGTCTTGGCTGCGGGCggactctgcagagctgtggtgCTGCTCTGTTAGGCAGCGCTGCAACTTTTTACAAGCCTCATTTTACCCTCCTCTTTGTGCAGTTTATATTAAGTTGCTTTTTACAAGCAGGATGTGAAGCCTCTGGCTTGGTTCTTACACAAATAGGTAAAGTCTTAAATGAAGCAGAGCTCAGTGTGGAAACTAGTTTAAGAGAATCTCCTCTGTGTCATCAGGACCGGGGGTGTCCTGCTCCATAACCAACaggttttaaatcttttttaaagtctttaaagacatttaaaaggcTTTAAGGCGCTTTACTAAATCAAAACTGACCCTGcttttctgaatatattattgaCCCCTAAAACAAAGCCTTTCAACACCTAAAGGGATaggtcacacaaaaatgaaaatgtaaaaatctagtgtTGTTTTTAACCTTGCTGACTTTTATAATAtagacaaaaacaattaaaacacccatcaaaatataatcttttgtCATCCACAGGAGAAAGACAGTCATATGTGTTAAGAAAGTATATATGATACATATGAAAAGATGATCATTTGACCTGAGGCGGTGGAAACACTTCGTCACCTCTCCCTTGACCCTTCATCTCAATACACTCCGCGTCTGACCCTACTGAGCATGGTTCATAAACTAGCATCTGAGATTAACAGATTGTCCTCCCCTTAACCCCCTTCTTAACCTGTAAGAGGACAGTGGACAACTATTTAAACCACACATACTTAGATGTTTacttattttgtatatttctttATCACATTTTGGCCATAAATTTGgcttttgttcattttgattattttggATTAATTTGATCTGTTTTGGTCTAGTATTTAAACTTTTGTagaatattgttacaatttaaaataactcttctgttttaatatattttaaattgtagtttatTCTTGTGATTGCAAAGAATTTGATTTTTTACTCTTTTGCTGTcatcatttttttcattcatttagtgtgtttaaaaaatatttgatgagaaaaaaaaaataatgcttaatagtTTTTATCCATAATGTGAATGCAaatatttgtcttattttccTTTTCCTGTCTCAGACCGAGCAATCGTGCAGGTCCTGCCCCGAATAGTCGAGTCAAAGGTGCTTACCCTCCGGCCAGGTCTCTGCCTACAGTAGCCCCTGACGCAGGAGACGACACACTCATACAGGCCATAATGAACATGGACAGGGGGTTTGTATTCAAACACGTTAAAATTAAAATACCCCGTGTTATTCTACTAGTGAACAGATACTCTAGAAAACTTTGTGTATCTGTACTCATCTCTTTCACAGCGAAGAGCGAGAGAACTTGAGAAGAAAGGTGCCCTTCCCTCCAGTACGTGAACGCTCTCCAACTCGGCGGGACGTTCCCCCTTCCCCTCACAGTCGGTCGGGGTCCAGCAGAAGCAGCCGCAGCTACTCACCAGAGAAGGGCAAAGTACACCCTTTCCCTCCCCAGCAGGGGAAAAGTATGAAAAATCCTCCGTCAAAATTCTTGTTCAGTCACTTCatagtatttatttgattttggttCATGTATATTACTGTCCAAAAGTTTGGCTTAGAAcggaagtgtgtgtatatatagagaaATCTCATTGGTGGGATCTCTCACACACAGATGGTACAAAGGGTCAGTGCACAGCTTGAAGTGTAGTCTTTGAGCTGACGTTGATTATTT
This window harbors:
- the LOC132098880 gene encoding periphilin-1-like: MAFRRDRNIRDIYEERFPPERGGPYPRGARGDRRPPFGRPDEDYGRGFEYDGPRFNPNSAPRNYHGEDQRSYHGDSHHSFPNEHRGGPPSRREDFPYYRGQREEPHGGRQIDFRPSNRAGPAPNSRVKGAYPPARSLPTVAPDAGDDTLIQAIMNMDRGEERENLRRKVPFPPVRERSPTRRDVPPSPHSRSGSSRSSRSYSPEKGKVHPFPPQQGKRYEEPLVPGRGTDRERPPGPSVSASRDGSPHSAVSATKEDVTNVEGPQDEVPPTVDEASSVMDDVQEQRAQAISAKAQEIEKVFRQDCETFGMVVKMLVAKEPSLEKHLQNPLKENLIEIRERCLEDLRNFIAELDEVVRQPEPAV